The DNA region TAATACATACCCGCAGGGGTATATATTTTGCTAAAACAAATGGACATCAACCCATTGATTTCGAGGCTTCACCCTGGGTCAAATGCCCGCTTACATCGCGCGCGATATTATCTGCTTTTGACAAGCAGGTTCACCGCTTCCACCACCAGCTGCTCCGTATCCCGGCCGTTCTCCTGGGCCTCTTTGACACAGTCCACGAGATTGGTGCTGACAATGACGCCGATCGCCCGGTCCATGGCCGCGCGCGTGGCCGACAGCTGCGTAATGACGTCCCTGCAATCCTTCCCCTCCTCCATCATCCGCAGGATGCCGCGGAGCTGGCCCTCGATCCGTTTCACCCGATTTTTCATCTGATCGTCGTACCTCATCCCATTCCCTCCTCGTTCATTGTATTCCAACCCATCGGATATCACCGATAAATGACTTTGGTGCATGGTTAAAATATATACCCCCATAGGTATATAGTCAAGTTGGGATTATATTCCAGTCGCATGGAGCAAATAAAAAAAGCTCCTCGAAAGGAGCTTGGATTAGATGGATAATAGCTATATCAGTTTATGCGCATACCACTTTTTGCCGCGGAACCGCCAGAGGAAGAGTGCGCCACGCACGCCCCACTCGCAGTTCATGGCGAGCCAGACGCCGAGAATGCCCCAGCCGAGCACGATCCCCATGATGTAACCGAGGATGACCCGGAACAGCCACATAGTCATCATGGAGGTAATGGAAGTAAACCGTGAATCGCCCGCCGCCCGGAGTGCGGAGGGCAGTATGAAGCTGATCGACCACAGCGGGACCTGAATGATCACGTTGATCAGCATGACAACGAACAGCTCATGCACGATTTCCTGCGGCGGATTAAACAATCCGACGAGCGGATTGAACAGCGGGATCAGGATGAGTCCCATTACCGCCAGAGAGATGGCACCTAGCCATAGAAATGACCGGATGAACTTCCGGGCATCCGCGATATCCCCCCGGCCGATGCATTGGCCGACTACCGTCACGATCGTCAGCGACAAGGCGCTCGCGGGTATTTGCGTCAGCATCGCAAGTGATCCGCCGATCGCATTCGTAGCGATCGCATAGGTGCCTAAGCTTACGATAAACACCTGCGTCAGCAGCTTTCCCCCGTTGAAGAACATCTGCTCTGCCGCGAACGGAAGGCCGATAAACATGATTTTGCGAAGCATTGACAGTGGAAAATGAAACAAGTCCTTCAGCCGGATATGCAGCGTTGCATCGACCTTGAACAAATAGTACAGGGCGCAGGCCGCGCCCGCAAACCGGGCAATGTTGATGGCCAGGGTCATGCCGAAGACTCCCATATGCAGCAGCGTAATAAACAAAATATTCAGCAGCACGTACAACAGATTCATGATCAGGGAAAGCGCCAGGGACGCACGCGTCTTTCCGATGCCCCGGAGCGCGCCGCATACCGCCTGGACAACCGCAATACCTAAAAAGGATGTTCCGCTGCCGATCAGGTATATCCGGGCACTCTCCAATACCTCCGGCGAAGCGGAGCCGAACAGAAGCTGGAGGATCGGATTATGCAGTCCGATGATAAGAAGCGCAATGGCCAGTGCAATCAACGTGACCGAGGTGACCGTAGCCGCCGATGCCCTGGACACCATCTGCCCGTTGCCGCTGCCTTTATACTGTGCAACCACGACGGTGCCCCCGGTAGCCACCGCTACAAATACGTTGATCAGAAAAATATTCAGCGCATCGACCATGTTGACGGCACTGACCGCCGCCACGCCTGATGAACTGATCATTGCCGTGTTGACCAAATTAAGGCCAATGATAAAAGCCTGGTCGATCAGGATCGGGAGCATGAGTGCAAAGATTTGCCGGTAGTCCATCGACTCGCCGGAAAAATGATTATGAAGTAAACCGTTCATTCGGGTTCGTAGTCGAACCAGCATCTGTCATCACATTCTTTTCGCAGTAGTACACGGTTCTTCCGCATGAAAAAAACTCTTCGCAAGTGAAGAGCTTCTGGTTAACGGTATATTCGATGCCGCCGTAACCGACCTCACGCGCCGGAGCAGGGCCCGCGGCAAGGGGGCAGATTCGGATCATTTCGTTGTCTTCCCGGATAAACCCCGTGTTTGATTGGAGGATATCACCTCACCTCTATTCCTGTCAATGAGCCGTTGCCATAGCAATAGACCGTAAACCGCCGCATATGGAAGCCTCCCGCCATCACGACGATGGTAATGCCGGAAATGAAAGAAGATCGCCCAATATGCGCCGCACGCTTTCCGAAACGTTACCTTAGACGGTGGTGAAGCAGCTGGAGTGCCTTCGGAAATCTCCTTCGCCCTTCCCCTTTCTATCAATCAACATAGAATAAAAATGATAGATTGGAAGGGAGGTCCTCGAAAATGGAGATACAACCGTACCGGTTCGAGTCAATTTACAGCCTGGGTCATAACTGTCAGGTTGCCGCTCAGCTCAAACGAAACGGTTTGCGTCGGCAGGCAGGTCCCTGGGATTGGTTCAATTTCGCTTCGGCTGCGGAATTTTGCGGCGTAATCCGGAGGCGGTTTGAAGGCTTTATGCAGCTTGAGCATTTAGAAGCTTACGGCAAATCCGTCAACAACTACTATGTACGCGATCGGCAGTCAACCTGTTTGTCATTTCACGATTTTAAAAATATCCCCAACCAGCCGCCGCTGTACGACTATGTCGAGTTTCGGGAACGGCTGGATCGAAGGATCGCCCGGTTCAATGATTGCCTGTCATCCGAACGGAGGGTTCTCCTCGTCCGGATCATTCAGCATCAGCATGAGGCCGAAGCCATCTATGCCTCCATCCATGAAACGTATGCCAATCCCCATATTTCCATGCTATTCATTCTTCATGGACCGGAATCGGATATTTCGAAGCTGCCCTCATTCGCTGAAGATGCCAGGCTTGTCCGCATCCCTAGAGGCAGGACATGGGAAGGCGATACGGAAGCATGGGCAGCGATCCTGTCAAAGATTCGTCTCGAATAATCATTATAAAAATCATTGGGAAAACGATAGACCTAAAAAGTGGATTGACAAATATAGGATATATATTGTATATTCTACTAAACTTATTCTGGATTCTTACGAAGGAAGCACCCGTAAGCCAGGCATTGATGCCTGCTGCCCGGGTGCTTTTTTGCGTAGTTACCCGGACTTCATATGAGCTTACGAGCAGCTTTTCGGAACGAATCCAATGCATGGAAGGAGCGTTACTGTCATGATGAAGAAAATGTTCATGATCTATCTTGCAGTGCATATGCTGCTCGGTATAGTTCCGGTCCGAGAAGCCGCAGCCGCAGCGATCGAATTCACGGATGCGATCAACCGACAGCTAAGCGAAACCGCAGGCCGTGCCGGCGGTGCGGGCG from Paenibacillus ihbetae includes:
- a CDS encoding metal-sensitive transcriptional regulator codes for the protein MRYDDQMKNRVKRIEGQLRGILRMMEEGKDCRDVITQLSATRAAMDRAIGVIVSTNLVDCVKEAQENGRDTEQLVVEAVNLLVKSR
- a CDS encoding MATE family efflux transporter — translated: MLVRLRTRMNGLLHNHFSGESMDYRQIFALMLPILIDQAFIIGLNLVNTAMISSSGVAAVSAVNMVDALNIFLINVFVAVATGGTVVVAQYKGSGNGQMVSRASAATVTSVTLIALAIALLIIGLHNPILQLLFGSASPEVLESARIYLIGSGTSFLGIAVVQAVCGALRGIGKTRASLALSLIMNLLYVLLNILFITLLHMGVFGMTLAINIARFAGAACALYYLFKVDATLHIRLKDLFHFPLSMLRKIMFIGLPFAAEQMFFNGGKLLTQVFIVSLGTYAIATNAIGGSLAMLTQIPASALSLTIVTVVGQCIGRGDIADARKFIRSFLWLGAISLAVMGLILIPLFNPLVGLFNPPQEIVHELFVVMLINVIIQVPLWSISFILPSALRAAGDSRFTSITSMMTMWLFRVILGYIMGIVLGWGILGVWLAMNCEWGVRGALFLWRFRGKKWYAHKLI
- a CDS encoding DUF1796 family putative cysteine peptidase, yielding MEIQPYRFESIYSLGHNCQVAAQLKRNGLRRQAGPWDWFNFASAAEFCGVIRRRFEGFMQLEHLEAYGKSVNNYYVRDRQSTCLSFHDFKNIPNQPPLYDYVEFRERLDRRIARFNDCLSSERRVLLVRIIQHQHEAEAIYASIHETYANPHISMLFILHGPESDISKLPSFAEDARLVRIPRGRTWEGDTEAWAAILSKIRLE